The following proteins are co-located in the Atribacterota bacterium genome:
- a CDS encoding extracellular solute-binding protein, producing the protein MKRFLILATVIIFLVCLASSGVFCQSGEVTTLTFWTFQESHKRFLEDAVETWNKDNPDRQLKLEGTVYPYEDMHNNLLIALQSGIGAPDLADIEISMYANYLKGTKPALVSLNDIIEPLEDKLIMGRFESYAKDGIYYGIDYHVGATVMYYNTEILDKAGVNVEDIKTIADYEEAGKKVVEETGIPFTVVEVTEHWTLYQEIIKAGSDIFGSDGEVILDSKTNIDILQTLSDWVNVDKIAVSCPGGYTHSEEFWAFMNNGGAASVQMPFWYLNRFTDYMPDLKGKILVAPAPAWTEGGTRSAGMGGTGTSITNQCKHQELAKEFLAAAKLSEEGTIKTYTVLGFDPLRWDVWDAPEMSEPNVFTDYFVNGIDLFDVLLEVKDEINPTVITDIYPAAINLLKSEASYRTIAQQTATPEEVLKQIADELRAMQ; encoded by the coding sequence ATGAAACGTTTTTTGATATTGGCAACAGTTATAATTTTCTTGGTTTGTTTGGCAAGCAGTGGAGTTTTTTGCCAGAGCGGAGAAGTGACAACATTAACATTCTGGACATTCCAGGAGAGTCATAAAAGGTTTTTAGAAGATGCTGTTGAAACCTGGAACAAAGACAATCCGGATAGACAGCTCAAGCTGGAAGGCACTGTATATCCATATGAAGATATGCATAACAATCTCCTGATTGCCTTACAATCAGGAATAGGAGCTCCCGATCTCGCAGATATTGAAATAAGTATGTATGCTAATTATCTAAAAGGAACCAAACCTGCCCTAGTATCTTTAAATGATATCATCGAACCCCTGGAAGACAAATTGATTATGGGCAGATTTGAAAGTTATGCCAAAGATGGAATATATTATGGCATTGATTATCATGTTGGAGCAACAGTTATGTATTATAATACCGAAATACTTGATAAGGCAGGGGTCAATGTTGAAGATATTAAAACAATTGCAGATTATGAAGAAGCCGGGAAAAAAGTGGTAGAAGAAACAGGTATACCTTTTACTGTAGTAGAGGTTACCGAACACTGGACCCTTTATCAGGAAATAATTAAAGCTGGTTCTGATATATTTGGTTCAGACGGAGAGGTTATTCTTGATAGTAAAACAAATATTGATATCTTACAAACCCTGTCAGATTGGGTAAATGTAGATAAAATTGCAGTTTCCTGTCCGGGTGGATATACACACTCTGAAGAATTCTGGGCTTTTATGAATAATGGTGGAGCTGCATCAGTTCAAATGCCATTTTGGTATTTAAACAGATTTACTGATTATATGCCTGATTTGAAAGGGAAAATACTGGTTGCACCTGCACCTGCCTGGACAGAAGGAGGAACAAGGTCTGCAGGTATGGGCGGAACCGGTACTTCTATTACTAATCAATGCAAACACCAGGAATTAGCAAAAGAATTTTTAGCTGCTGCAAAATTATCTGAAGAAGGCACTATTAAGACCTATACAGTACTTGGATTTGATCCATTGAGATGGGATGTTTGGGATGCTCCAGAAATGTCCGAGCCAAATGTATTTACAGATTACTTTGTAAATGGGATTGATCTTTTCGATGTGCTTTTAGAGGTTAAGGATGAAATTAATCCAACTGTAATTACTGATATTTATCCAGCCGCAATTAATTTACTTAAATCAGAGGCTTCCTATAGAACAATTGCCCAACAGACTGCAACTCCTGAAGAAGTATTAAAGCAAATTGCGGATGAACTACGTGCAATGCAATAA
- a CDS encoding sugar ABC transporter permease, with product MINKTHNTINSLTVIPYIFVLPFIITFLLFFLYPIISAIIMSFQDIAGFRDVTFVGFKNYRNLLNPHYYNALRVSFTYTFLTIAILIPLPLVLAVLLNNKNLPGRNIFRSALFMPALTSVIVGGMFFRFAFGTQPTALFNHIIGWFGLEPAVWLQGKWTGMLAMVVLCVWRWTGVNIVYFLAGLQGIPNELYESADIDGANGLQKFFHITVPSLKPVIIFVTTISVFGGFSMFAESFAYWTSRSPGDIGLTLVAYIYQTGFNYNNFGFASAIGITLLAIIMTVNLIQLKIFGFFKEG from the coding sequence ATGATTAATAAAACCCATAATACCATAAATTCTTTAACAGTAATTCCTTATATTTTTGTTTTACCTTTTATAATTACCTTTTTATTATTTTTTTTATATCCAATTATTTCTGCCATAATCATGAGTTTTCAGGATATAGCAGGATTTAGAGATGTAACCTTCGTCGGATTTAAAAATTACAGGAATTTATTGAATCCTCATTATTACAATGCTTTAAGAGTAAGTTTCACCTATACATTTCTTACAATAGCTATATTAATTCCTCTTCCATTAGTTTTGGCAGTATTATTAAATAATAAAAATTTACCGGGACGTAATATCTTCAGGTCAGCATTGTTCATGCCTGCTCTAACTTCAGTAATAGTAGGTGGTATGTTTTTCAGGTTTGCTTTTGGTACCCAGCCCACTGCATTATTTAATCATATTATTGGCTGGTTTGGATTGGAGCCAGCAGTTTGGTTGCAGGGAAAATGGACTGGTATGCTGGCAATGGTTGTCTTATGTGTGTGGAGATGGACTGGCGTCAATATAGTATACTTTCTAGCTGGTCTTCAGGGGATTCCTAACGAATTGTATGAATCAGCAGATATTGATGGAGCAAATGGTTTACAGAAATTTTTTCATATAACTGTACCGTCATTGAAACCAGTTATTATTTTTGTCACCACAATCAGTGTATTCGGCGGATTTTCTATGTTTGCAGAAAGTTTTGCTTACTGGACTTCCAGGTCTCCGGGAGATATTGGTTTAACCCTGGTAGCCTATATCTATCAAACCGGATTTAATTATAATAATTTTGGTTTTGCCTCAGCTATTGGCATTACCTTGCTCGCAATCATTATGACAGTTAATCTTATACAGTTAAAGATATTTGGATTTTTTAAAGAGGGCTAG
- a CDS encoding carbohydrate ABC transporter permease — protein sequence MEYKYKNRTKQNKTGFYLSLAVLIVICLLYLAPFFFMLITSFKPGQEMLRKGLTLKIDFDIMTFNNYRILFFEDNRYLSWFKNSLIIAAIYTSFSVFFSSLVGYGLAVYKFRGRRFLFLLVLLVMMIPLEILLLPLYRLMIELKLMNTYLGVVLPFAVSPFAVFFFRQYAMGIPRDLIEAARVDGCGEFRIFFKIVVPLMKPAFGAMTILMALTSWNTFVWPLVVLRSSDKLTLPIGLMSLLTPYGNSYDMIMPGAVISVIPVAALFFMNQKAFIEGLTAGGVKQ from the coding sequence ATGGAATATAAATATAAGAATAGGACAAAACAAAATAAAACTGGATTTTACCTATCATTGGCCGTATTAATTGTTATTTGCTTACTTTATCTGGCTCCGTTTTTTTTCATGTTAATTACTTCATTTAAGCCAGGTCAGGAAATGCTCCGAAAAGGGCTTACCTTAAAAATAGATTTTGATATCATGACTTTTAATAATTACAGGATATTATTTTTTGAAGATAATAGATATCTAAGCTGGTTTAAAAACAGCCTGATTATTGCTGCGATTTACACCTCATTTTCAGTATTTTTTTCATCCTTGGTTGGTTACGGACTTGCTGTTTATAAGTTTCGAGGGAGAAGATTTCTTTTTTTGCTGGTATTGCTGGTAATGATGATTCCGTTAGAAATATTATTACTTCCGTTATATAGATTGATGATTGAATTGAAACTAATGAATACCTATCTGGGTGTTGTTTTACCATTTGCAGTTTCACCATTTGCAGTTTTCTTTTTCAGGCAGTATGCCATGGGAATTCCAAGAGATTTAATAGAGGCTGCTCGGGTTGACGGCTGTGGTGAATTCAGGATATTTTTTAAAATTGTTGTTCCATTAATGAAACCAGCTTTCGGTGCAATGACTATACTAATGGCTTTAACAAGCTGGAATACTTTTGTATGGCCTTTGGTTGTATTAAGATCATCTGATAAACTGACTTTACCGATTGGTCTTATGTCGCTTCTTACTCCCTATGGAAATTCTTATGATATGATTATGCCCGGGGCAGTTATTTCGGTAATCCCAGTTGCTGCGCTCTTTTTTATGAATCAAAAGGCATTTATTGAAGGTTTAACAGCCGGGGGAGTTAAACAGTAA
- a CDS encoding glycoside hydrolase family 43 protein: protein MKNVEYKNPIIKQRADPWIYKHSDGYYYFTASVPEYDRIEIRRAKTIQDIGLVDGVTIWRKYNSGEMSVHIWAPEIHYIEGKWFIYFAAGGLDGDIWGIRPYILECTDENPVTGNWQEKGMMKKSAEDDFSFSNFSLDATTFVHDGMRYFVWAQKTHELHNPSNLYIAEMETPCTIKGKSVMIATPEYSWEKIGFWVNEGPAIIKRNNKIFISYSASATDSNYCIGILIASDKADLLNPNSWNKSPEPVFKTNEENSQYGPGHNSFTVSEDNSKDVLVYHARNYRYIVGDPLYDPNRHTRAQVFNWNEDGTPNFGIPVPD from the coding sequence TTGAAAAATGTTGAGTATAAAAATCCAATAATCAAACAGCGTGCAGATCCGTGGATTTATAAACATTCAGATGGTTATTATTATTTTACTGCCTCTGTTCCGGAATATGATCGCATAGAAATAAGAAGGGCAAAAACTATACAAGATATTGGTTTAGTAGATGGAGTAACAATCTGGAGGAAGTATAATTCTGGAGAAATGTCGGTCCATATCTGGGCTCCGGAAATCCATTACATTGAAGGAAAATGGTTTATATACTTTGCTGCCGGGGGACTTGATGGTGATATATGGGGAATTCGGCCATATATATTGGAGTGTACTGATGAAAATCCAGTGACTGGCAATTGGCAGGAAAAGGGTATGATGAAAAAGTCAGCAGAGGACGACTTCTCTTTTTCCAATTTTTCTTTAGATGCAACAACCTTTGTACATGACGGGATGAGGTATTTTGTATGGGCACAAAAAACACATGAGTTACATAATCCCTCCAATTTATATATTGCGGAGATGGAAACTCCATGTACTATTAAAGGTAAATCCGTAATGATTGCTACCCCGGAATATAGCTGGGAGAAAATAGGATTTTGGGTTAATGAAGGACCTGCTATAATAAAGCGAAACAATAAAATATTTATTAGCTACTCTGCTAGTGCAACCGATTCTAATTACTGCATAGGGATTTTAATTGCTTCTGATAAGGCAGATCTATTAAATCCGAACTCATGGAATAAATCTCCTGAACCAGTCTTTAAGACTAACGAGGAAAACAGTCAGTATGGACCAGGACATAATAGTTTTACTGTTTCGGAAGACAATAGTAAAGATGTGCTAGTATATCATGCCAGAAACTATAGGTATATAGTTGGAGATCCTCTTTATGATCCAAATCGACACACCCGTGCCCAGGTATTTAATTGGAATGAAGATGGGACTCCTAATTTTGGAATCCCGGTCCCTGATTAA
- a CDS encoding alpha-N-arabinofuranosidase, translated as MKKAKCVIDKEYKIDEVDKRIYGSFIEHLGRAVYGGIYEPGHPKADKHGFRKDVIDLVKELKVPIIRYPGGNFVSGYNWEDGIGPKNERKSRLELAWRVIEPNQVGINEFVEWSKIVNSEIMLAVNLGTRGIEEARNFIEYCNHPGGTFYSDLRIRHGYCEPHKIKTWCLGNEMDGPWQIGHKTAEEYGRLACETARVMKLVDPTIELVACGSSHRLMDTYPDWESTVLEHTYENIDYISLHSYYGNPENDTPNYLAKSLDMDGFIKSVIAICDCIKAKKRSNKIINLSFDEWNVWYHSREQDKKITPWSIAPPQLEDIYNMEDALLVGSLLITLLKNSDRVKIACLAQLVNVIAPIMTEKNGMAWRQTIFYPYLHTSHYGRGTALYPLLETPRYDSRDFSDVPILDTVAVLSDNKNDIAIFAVNKDIKENIIANYHIKGFGEFRIIEHIVYQNDDVKKVNSKDYPFRVIPEIKNDSVIEEGILKALLPRLSWNVIRISIGQ; from the coding sequence ATGAAGAAAGCTAAGTGCGTAATTGATAAGGAATATAAAATTGATGAGGTTGATAAACGTATTTATGGTTCTTTTATTGAACATCTAGGACGTGCAGTATATGGAGGGATCTACGAACCAGGTCATCCCAAAGCTGACAAACATGGGTTTCGTAAAGATGTGATAGATTTGGTAAAAGAGTTGAAGGTACCTATTATCAGATATCCAGGTGGAAATTTTGTGTCAGGGTACAACTGGGAGGATGGCATCGGTCCTAAGAATGAAAGAAAAAGCAGATTAGAACTTGCCTGGAGAGTTATAGAGCCAAATCAGGTAGGAATTAATGAGTTTGTAGAATGGTCAAAGATCGTTAACTCAGAGATAATGCTGGCAGTTAATCTGGGTACGAGAGGGATTGAGGAAGCTAGAAATTTTATAGAGTACTGTAATCACCCAGGTGGAACTTTTTATAGTGATTTACGAATAAGACACGGCTACTGTGAACCACATAAAATAAAAACCTGGTGTCTGGGCAATGAAATGGATGGTCCCTGGCAAATTGGTCACAAAACCGCCGAAGAGTATGGACGCTTAGCTTGTGAAACTGCCAGAGTAATGAAACTGGTTGACCCGACTATTGAATTAGTTGCATGTGGCAGTTCACATAGATTAATGGACACTTATCCAGATTGGGAATCTACTGTACTGGAACATACCTATGAAAATATAGATTATATTTCTCTCCATAGTTATTATGGAAATCCGGAAAACGATACCCCAAACTATTTAGCAAAATCCCTTGATATGGATGGATTTATTAAATCAGTAATTGCAATCTGTGATTGCATTAAAGCTAAGAAAAGAAGTAATAAAATTATTAATCTTTCTTTTGATGAGTGGAATGTCTGGTACCATTCCAGAGAGCAGGATAAAAAAATAACACCCTGGTCCATTGCCCCTCCGCAATTAGAAGATATCTACAACATGGAAGATGCCTTACTTGTGGGAAGCTTATTGATTACCTTATTAAAAAATTCAGATAGAGTAAAGATAGCCTGCTTGGCACAACTGGTTAATGTCATTGCCCCGATTATGACTGAAAAGAACGGAATGGCATGGCGGCAGACAATTTTTTATCCATATCTGCATACCTCACATTATGGTAGAGGAACAGCATTGTATCCTCTCCTGGAAACTCCTAGATATGATAGCAGAGATTTTTCCGATGTGCCTATTCTGGATACGGTTGCTGTTTTGAGTGACAACAAAAATGACATAGCAATATTTGCTGTGAACAAGGATATCAAGGAAAACATAATCGCTAATTATCATATAAAAGGTTTTGGAGAATTTAGGATTATTGAACATATTGTTTATCAGAATGATGATGTAAAAAAAGTAAACTCAAAAGATTACCCATTTAGAGTTATACCTGAAATAAAGAACGATTCTGTTATAGAAGAAGGAATTCTAAAGGCTTTGTTACCAAGACTGTCATGGAATGTAATCAGAATTTCAATTGGACAATAG
- a CDS encoding substrate-binding domain-containing protein, whose translation MLRKIYFLVLLVLVSVVFLNLPVIAQQNEGPIVIYFFPGGSPGCTFGTVVYNGAVAAAEILGDKVEIRYVWSDWSPEKMVDQFQQAVAANPDGIAIMGHPGDEAYRPFVEEARKQGIIVTSQNTTLPELEKAYAANGFGYVGQELYESGYTLGTGTIPRAGLKEGDRALVWGLLSQPTRGLRTKGVIDAFEEIGVKVDYIEISAEVDKDAATGIPVIAGYLQANPDCKVVVTDHGNLTSSQRVYFETAGLSPDDIFGAGFDLSAPVVESIKTGYTDLVLDQQPFLQGFLPVMQIYLTKMYGFSGLHIDTGGGLISKDNIDIVAPLAEKGIR comes from the coding sequence ATGTTAAGGAAAATTTACTTTTTAGTATTATTGGTGTTGGTTAGTGTAGTTTTTTTAAACTTGCCTGTAATAGCACAGCAAAATGAGGGACCTATTGTAATTTACTTCTTTCCGGGTGGTTCCCCAGGATGCACCTTTGGCACTGTTGTTTACAACGGGGCGGTAGCAGCTGCTGAAATATTAGGGGATAAGGTGGAAATAAGATATGTGTGGTCTGACTGGAGTCCAGAAAAGATGGTAGACCAATTTCAGCAGGCTGTTGCAGCTAATCCTGATGGGATTGCTATTATGGGACATCCTGGAGATGAAGCCTATCGACCATTTGTGGAAGAAGCACGGAAGCAGGGAATTATTGTTACCAGCCAGAATACTACCTTACCTGAACTAGAAAAAGCCTATGCTGCAAATGGATTTGGATATGTAGGTCAGGAACTTTATGAATCTGGATATACTCTCGGTACAGGCACCATTCCAAGGGCTGGCTTAAAAGAAGGGGATAGGGCACTTGTTTGGGGGTTATTATCACAACCAACCAGAGGGTTGAGGACCAAAGGTGTTATTGATGCTTTCGAAGAGATTGGAGTGAAGGTTGATTATATAGAAATCTCAGCTGAGGTGGATAAAGATGCTGCTACTGGTATACCAGTAATTGCCGGTTATTTACAGGCTAATCCCGATTGTAAAGTAGTGGTAACTGACCATGGCAATTTAACCTCTTCACAACGGGTTTATTTTGAGACAGCCGGCTTAAGCCCTGATGATATTTTTGGAGCTGGCTTCGACTTATCTGCGCCAGTGGTAGAAAGCATAAAAACCGGTTATACTGATTTAGTATTAGATCAACAACCATTCTTACAGGGTTTTCTACCAGTTATGCAAATCTATTTAACTAAGATGTATGGCTTCTCAGGACTACATATTGATACTGGTGGTGGCCTAATCAGTAAGGACAACATTGATATAGTAGCTCCATTAGCTGAAAAGGGAATAAGATAA
- a CDS encoding ATP-binding cassette domain-containing protein, with protein sequence MEKLLEMKNIYKSFDGVVALKGIDFEVGYNEVVGLLGDNGAGKSTLIKIISGVHSFDKGEMYIKGVKINSRRYSVKIAHSLGVETVYQEKALAEKQTLWRNIFIGRQITNKLGFIDIRKEKEETNKIMRVFMGFRGIGADADSAIRTLSGGEREGVAISRAMYFEADLVILDEPTMALSLQEVNKVLKFIQDIKNKGKSCIYISHNIANIYPVSDRFVLIDRGKIVGTYQRKEISLHELSEEMIRHTEQGKPVSQSGRKL encoded by the coding sequence ATGGAAAAATTACTTGAAATGAAAAATATTTATAAATCTTTTGATGGAGTTGTTGCTCTAAAAGGTATTGATTTTGAGGTTGGCTATAATGAAGTAGTAGGTCTTTTGGGGGACAATGGTGCAGGAAAATCAACCTTAATTAAAATTATTTCTGGAGTACACTCTTTTGATAAAGGTGAGATGTATATTAAAGGAGTAAAAATTAATTCCAGAAGGTATTCTGTGAAAATTGCTCATAGTCTGGGTGTGGAGACTGTATATCAGGAAAAAGCGTTAGCTGAAAAACAGACCTTATGGAGAAATATTTTTATTGGCAGGCAAATTACCAATAAATTAGGCTTTATTGATATAAGAAAAGAAAAGGAAGAGACAAATAAAATAATGCGTGTTTTTATGGGTTTTAGAGGTATAGGAGCTGATGCTGATTCAGCTATAAGAACTTTATCTGGTGGTGAAAGAGAAGGAGTTGCAATCTCCAGAGCAATGTACTTTGAGGCAGATCTTGTTATTCTTGATGAACCAACTATGGCTTTATCATTGCAAGAAGTAAACAAAGTCCTGAAGTTTATTCAGGATATAAAGAATAAAGGAAAATCCTGTATTTATATATCTCATAATATTGCCAATATTTATCCTGTTTCAGACCGCTTTGTGTTAATTGATAGGGGGAAAATTGTTGGTACTTATCAACGTAAAGAAATATCTTTACACGAATTGAGTGAGGAAATGATTAGACATACTGAACAGGGTAAACCAGTCAGCCAGAGTGGAAGGAAATTGTAA
- a CDS encoding ABC transporter permease encodes MNNLDNNSETKGTTRYKSQIALIIMAISIFGLFMITSPEVFLKGRIYQAFLSTVPIMGFMALGLTFVLAMGEIDLSFPSVMALSGYIFAVTFEATNSVILGFLVGLLSGAIVGFINGSLVTLIGIPSIVATLGMQFLIRGFSNIISSGLAKRVSLDTTFSYKIFAERLWVIPVQAIWFLGLAVFFYFLLLRHKFGEQALFIGDNQEAARMMGVNVNRMKTMVFILMSVVASFAGIVSCYRMRTWWPTLGEGYLMMVMAAVFVGGTSMFGGEASIEGTFIGAFIIGSLEAGIVAAGLSGFWTQFVCGILIIVSIIIHTLSKRRKGS; translated from the coding sequence ATGAACAATTTAGATAATAATTCCGAAACAAAAGGTACTACCAGGTATAAGTCACAGATAGCTTTAATAATAATGGCTATCAGTATTTTTGGTTTATTTATGATTACCAGTCCCGAGGTTTTCTTAAAAGGTAGGATATATCAGGCTTTCTTATCTACAGTTCCCATAATGGGTTTTATGGCTCTTGGCTTAACATTTGTTCTGGCTATGGGTGAGATTGACCTCTCCTTTCCTTCTGTCATGGCTCTTTCCGGATATATTTTTGCTGTCACATTTGAGGCTACTAATAGTGTTATTTTAGGCTTTCTAGTTGGTCTTTTATCAGGAGCAATAGTAGGATTTATTAATGGTTCATTAGTTACCTTGATAGGCATTCCTTCTATTGTAGCTACCCTGGGAATGCAGTTTTTAATTAGAGGTTTTAGTAATATCATCTCTAGTGGTTTAGCTAAAAGAGTTTCTCTGGATACTACTTTTTCCTATAAAATATTTGCAGAGAGGTTATGGGTTATACCAGTCCAGGCAATCTGGTTTTTGGGATTAGCAGTGTTTTTCTATTTTTTGCTTTTAAGGCATAAATTTGGTGAACAGGCATTATTTATAGGAGATAACCAGGAAGCTGCCAGGATGATGGGAGTAAATGTTAACAGAATGAAGACCATGGTATTTATCTTAATGTCAGTTGTGGCCTCATTTGCCGGAATAGTCAGCTGTTATCGGATGAGAACCTGGTGGCCTACCCTCGGAGAAGGATACTTAATGATGGTAATGGCTGCTGTTTTTGTTGGCGGTACTTCTATGTTTGGCGGTGAAGCAAGTATTGAGGGTACTTTTATTGGGGCTTTTATTATTGGTTCACTGGAAGCAGGAATTGTTGCGGCAGGACTGTCTGGTTTCTGGACACAATTTGTTTGCGGTATTTTAATTATAGTATCAATTATTATTCATACCCTGTCAAAGAGGAGAAAAGGGAGTTAA
- a CDS encoding fucose isomerase, producing MVNFSEVKLAIVAVSRDCFPVELSRNRKNMLLKACQNKNISITGIEKVVENERDVLAVLTELKEKNINALVIYLGNFGPEGTETILAQKFAEPVMYVAAAEETGENLIGGRGDAFCGMLSASYNMGLREIYPYVPEYPVGIASDVADMILDFENIARIILSLKKLKIISFGPRPYDFLACNAPIKPLYKLGIEVMENSELDLFEAFNKHKDDSRIPAIVQEMEEELNKGSKYPELLFKLAQYELTLKDWLEHNIGASKFVAFANKCWPAFQTQFGFVPCFVNSRFAYRGIPIACETDIYGALSEYIITVATKLPPALLDINNTVPKDIYEENKDQVKDYRLNDLFMGFHCGNTPSCFLKDAELKYQLIMHRLLEKDKEPDITRGTLEGTIRPGEITLFRLQGTASCELKSYLAEGEVLDINPKSFGSIAVFAVKEMARFYRHVLIEKRFPHHTAVAFKHTGKILFEAMKILQIEDISYNQPESLLYKKENPFR from the coding sequence ATGGTTAATTTTTCGGAAGTAAAATTAGCGATAGTTGCAGTAAGTCGTGATTGTTTCCCCGTTGAACTCAGTCGTAATAGAAAAAATATGCTCCTAAAAGCATGCCAAAATAAAAATATAAGTATTACCGGTATTGAAAAAGTGGTAGAGAATGAAAGGGATGTACTGGCTGTTTTAACTGAATTAAAAGAGAAAAATATTAATGCATTGGTAATTTATCTTGGCAATTTCGGACCTGAGGGGACAGAAACAATTCTGGCTCAGAAATTTGCAGAGCCTGTTATGTATGTTGCAGCAGCAGAAGAGACTGGAGAAAATTTGATCGGAGGTCGTGGTGATGCCTTTTGTGGTATGTTAAGCGCCTCTTACAATATGGGACTCAGGGAAATATATCCATATGTTCCTGAGTATCCTGTTGGTATAGCCAGTGATGTTGCTGATATGATTTTAGACTTTGAAAATATTGCTCGAATAATCCTTAGCCTGAAAAAACTAAAAATAATTAGCTTTGGTCCCAGGCCTTATGACTTTTTAGCTTGTAATGCACCCATAAAACCTCTCTATAAGTTAGGAATAGAGGTAATGGAAAATTCGGAATTAGATCTTTTTGAGGCTTTTAATAAACACAAAGATGATTCCAGGATACCTGCAATTGTTCAGGAAATGGAAGAGGAATTAAATAAAGGGAGTAAATATCCCGAATTGCTTTTTAAATTAGCACAGTATGAACTTACTTTAAAAGATTGGCTGGAGCATAATATTGGTGCATCTAAATTTGTGGCATTTGCCAATAAGTGCTGGCCAGCTTTCCAGACCCAATTTGGATTCGTGCCCTGTTTTGTTAATTCTCGGTTTGCTTACAGAGGAATACCAATAGCTTGTGAGACTGATATATATGGTGCCTTAAGTGAATATATCATTACCGTTGCTACTAAGTTACCACCAGCTTTATTAGATATAAATAATACTGTACCTAAAGATATTTATGAAGAAAATAAGGATCAAGTAAAAGACTACAGATTAAATGATTTATTTATGGGATTTCACTGTGGCAACACTCCTTCTTGTTTTTTAAAGGATGCTGAATTAAAATATCAATTAATAATGCACAGGTTACTGGAGAAGGATAAAGAGCCTGATATAACCAGGGGGACTCTGGAAGGAACAATAAGACCGGGAGAAATTACTCTCTTTAGATTACAGGGGACTGCCAGTTGTGAACTAAAAAGTTACCTAGCTGAAGGAGAAGTTTTGGACATAAATCCAAAATCTTTTGGCAGCATTGCTGTATTTGCGGTAAAAGAGATGGCTAGATTTTATCGGCATGTACTTATTGAAAAAAGATTTCCTCATCATACTGCAGTAGCGTTCAAGCACACTGGTAAAATTTTATTTGAAGCTATGAAGATATTGCAAATCGAGGATATTTCTTATAATCAGCCCGAATCTCTACTTTATAAAAAAGAAAATCCATTTAGATAA